A genomic stretch from Actinomadura rubteroloni includes:
- a CDS encoding prolyl oligopeptidase family serine peptidase: MSRPTYPPARRQDVVDVLHGREVPDPYRWLEDRDSAETRDWLAAQDALFHAAVDGLPGRDRLRARLTELLGAGHVGTPVWRGGRLFQTRRDPAQEHAVLVTTDPDGTERVLVDPMALDDAGTTTLDGWQPDKEGRRVAYKISRGGDEESLLYVLDAATGAPVEGPIDRARYSSVAWLPGGEAYYYVRRLPPEDVPDGEDQYHRRVYLHRVGADPAEDAEIFGDGRDKTNYYGASVSRDGRWLTISASQGTAPRNDLWIADLAASSPDKPALRAVQEGVDAETGLYVGRDGRAYVFTDRDAPRSRLCVTDPSDPAPQTWRDLIPQDPEAVLTDFAILDDLDRPVLLAAWTRHAIGEITVHDLASGERVGTVPTPGLGSVGGFSERPEGGHEAWFSYTDNVTPARVLRYDARTGETATWAAPPGTVDVPRIETKQVAFTSRDGTTVRMLVMARPGADGPRPAVLYGYGGFNVPLTPGYSASVLAWVEAGGVYAIANLRGGSEEGEEWHRAGMREHKQNVFDDCHAAAVALVAGGWTTPDRLAVSGGSNGGLLVGAVLTQRPELYRAVVCSAPLLDMVRYEKFGLGRTWNDEYGTADDPGELEWLLSYSPYHHVREGVAYPAVLFTVFDEDTRVDPLHGRKMCAALQHATASDAPVLLRNEEQVGHAARSVSRSVDLMTDTLSFMAAQTGLDLG; the protein is encoded by the coding sequence ATGAGCCGACCGACATATCCGCCCGCGCGCCGCCAGGACGTCGTGGACGTGCTCCACGGCCGCGAGGTGCCCGACCCGTACCGGTGGCTGGAGGACCGCGACTCGGCCGAGACGCGCGACTGGCTGGCCGCCCAGGACGCCCTGTTCCACGCGGCGGTCGACGGCCTGCCCGGACGGGACCGGCTCCGCGCCCGCCTCACCGAACTGCTCGGCGCGGGCCACGTCGGCACGCCGGTCTGGCGCGGCGGACGGCTGTTCCAGACCCGCCGCGACCCCGCCCAGGAGCACGCGGTGCTCGTGACGACCGATCCGGACGGCACCGAACGCGTCCTGGTCGACCCGATGGCCCTGGACGACGCCGGCACCACCACGCTCGACGGCTGGCAGCCCGACAAGGAGGGCCGCCGCGTCGCCTACAAGATCTCGCGCGGCGGCGACGAGGAGTCGCTGCTGTACGTCCTGGACGCCGCGACGGGCGCGCCCGTCGAAGGGCCGATCGACCGGGCGCGCTACTCGTCGGTGGCGTGGCTGCCCGGCGGCGAGGCGTACTACTACGTCCGGCGGCTCCCGCCCGAGGACGTCCCCGACGGCGAGGACCAGTACCACCGCCGCGTCTACCTGCACCGCGTCGGCGCCGACCCCGCCGAGGACGCCGAGATCTTCGGCGACGGGCGCGACAAGACGAACTACTACGGTGCGAGCGTGAGCCGCGACGGCCGCTGGCTGACGATCTCGGCGTCCCAGGGCACGGCGCCGCGCAACGACCTGTGGATCGCCGACCTGGCCGCCTCGTCGCCGGACAAGCCCGCGCTGCGCGCCGTCCAGGAGGGCGTGGACGCCGAGACGGGCCTGTACGTCGGCCGCGACGGCCGCGCCTACGTGTTCACCGACCGGGACGCGCCGCGCTCGCGGCTGTGCGTGACCGACCCGTCCGACCCGGCGCCACAGACCTGGCGGGACCTGATCCCGCAGGACCCGGAGGCGGTGCTGACGGACTTCGCGATCCTGGACGACCTGGACCGTCCCGTCCTGCTCGCGGCCTGGACGCGGCATGCGATCGGCGAGATCACCGTGCACGACCTGGCGTCCGGCGAGCGCGTCGGGACCGTTCCGACGCCGGGGCTCGGCTCGGTCGGCGGGTTCTCCGAGCGTCCCGAGGGCGGCCATGAGGCGTGGTTCTCCTACACCGACAACGTGACGCCCGCGCGGGTGCTGCGCTACGACGCGCGGACGGGCGAGACCGCGACCTGGGCGGCGCCGCCCGGCACGGTGGACGTCCCGCGGATCGAGACCAAGCAGGTCGCCTTCACCTCGCGGGACGGGACGACCGTCCGGATGCTGGTCATGGCGCGGCCGGGGGCGGACGGGCCGCGTCCGGCCGTCCTGTACGGCTACGGCGGCTTCAACGTGCCGCTCACCCCGGGCTACTCCGCGAGCGTCCTCGCGTGGGTCGAGGCGGGCGGCGTCTACGCGATCGCCAACCTGCGCGGCGGGTCGGAGGAGGGCGAGGAGTGGCACCGCGCGGGGATGCGCGAGCACAAGCAGAACGTCTTCGACGACTGCCACGCCGCGGCCGTGGCGCTGGTCGCGGGCGGCTGGACGACCCCGGACCGGCTCGCGGTCTCCGGCGGCTCCAACGGCGGCCTGCTCGTCGGCGCGGTACTGACGCAGCGCCCCGAGCTGTACCGGGCGGTCGTGTGCTCGGCGCCGCTGCTCGACATGGTCCGCTACGAGAAGTTCGGCCTCGGACGGACGTGGAACGACGAGTACGGCACCGCCGACGACCCCGGCGAGCTGGAGTGGCTGCTGTCCTACTCGCCGTACCACCACGTGCGGGAGGGCGTCGCTTATCCGGCCGTCCTGTTCACGGTCTTCGACGAGGACACGCGCGTCGACCCGCTCCACGGCCGCAAGATGTGCGCGGCGCTCCAGCACGCGACCGCGTCGGACGCGCCGGTCCTGCTGCGCAACGAGGAACAGGTCGGGCACGCGGCGCGGTCGGTGAGCCGGTCGGTGGACCTGATGACGGACACGCTGTCGTTCATGGCCGCGCAGACCGGGCTGGACCTCGGCTGA
- a CDS encoding HNH endonuclease has product MRQVLLLNATYEPLTTLPLRRAVCLVLREKAEIVHHDSSGAALHSATMRVDVPSVIRLRRYVRIPYRSRVPLTRAALMRRDNFRCVYCGRRAETIDHVQPRSRGGKHVWENCVASCMTCNHNKADRLLEELGWTLPTAPCVPRGAHWRLIGVINDGDPQWAPYVKEPAA; this is encoded by the coding sequence ATGCGACAGGTCCTGCTGCTCAACGCCACCTATGAACCCCTGACCACGCTGCCGCTGCGGCGCGCCGTCTGCCTCGTCCTGCGGGAGAAGGCGGAGATCGTCCACCACGACTCGTCGGGCGCGGCCCTGCACTCGGCGACGATGCGCGTGGACGTCCCGTCGGTGATCCGGCTGCGCCGCTACGTCCGGATCCCGTACCGCAGCCGCGTCCCGCTCACCCGCGCGGCGCTCATGCGGCGCGACAACTTCCGCTGCGTCTACTGCGGGCGTCGCGCCGAGACCATCGACCACGTCCAGCCGCGCAGCCGGGGCGGCAAGCACGTGTGGGAGAACTGCGTCGCGTCCTGCATGACCTGCAACCACAACAAGGCGGACCGGCTGCTGGAGGAACTCGGCTGGACGCTCCCCACCGCGCCCTGCGTGCCGCGCGGCGCGCACTGGCGGCTGATCGGCGTCATCAACGACGGTGATCCGCAGTGGGCTCCGTACGTCAAAGAACCGGCCGCGTAG
- a CDS encoding VOC family protein, with protein MLSLIVLYTARAAECVAFYTALGLDFVPERHGDGPPHHAAVLPDGPVFEIYPASGGGDTGKLRLGFTAPAEGFAPGRHLLRDPDGRTVELRVPDTGEG; from the coding sequence GTGCTGTCCCTGATCGTCCTCTACACGGCGCGGGCCGCCGAATGCGTGGCGTTCTACACCGCGCTCGGGCTGGACTTCGTGCCCGAGCGCCACGGCGACGGGCCGCCGCACCACGCGGCCGTGCTGCCGGACGGCCCGGTGTTCGAGATCTACCCGGCGTCCGGCGGCGGCGACACCGGGAAGCTGCGGCTCGGCTTCACCGCCCCGGCCGAGGGGTTCGCGCCCGGACGCCATCTGCTGCGCGACCCGGACGGCCGGACGGTCGAACTCCGGGTTCCCGATACCGGTGAAGGCTGA
- a CDS encoding FmdB family zinc ribbon protein: protein MPRYDFRCRSCGATFEVSRPMTEASDPAPCPDGHDDTVKLLSTVAVTGGAAAPAPRGGGGGCCGGGCCS, encoded by the coding sequence GTGCCACGTTACGACTTCCGCTGCCGCTCGTGCGGCGCCACGTTCGAGGTGTCGCGTCCGATGACGGAGGCGTCCGACCCCGCGCCGTGCCCGGACGGCCACGACGACACGGTCAAGCTGCTGTCCACGGTCGCCGTGACGGGCGGCGCCGCGGCCCCCGCCCCGCGCGGCGGCGGCGGAGGCTGTTGCGGCGGGGGCTGCTGCTCCTAG
- a CDS encoding DUF1330 domain-containing protein — MTAYALAHLRPVPPLDDGVFTYLERIQGTLDPFGGRFLVHGADAEVVEGPFEGAVVVIEFPDLDRARAWYASDAYQEILPLRTENIPGEAILVQGASPDHDAAALGRRMRALQAG; from the coding sequence ATGACCGCCTACGCGCTGGCCCACCTGCGTCCCGTCCCGCCGCTGGACGACGGCGTGTTCACCTACCTGGAGCGCATCCAGGGCACGCTGGACCCGTTCGGCGGCCGGTTCCTCGTCCACGGCGCGGACGCCGAGGTGGTCGAGGGGCCGTTCGAGGGCGCGGTCGTCGTGATCGAGTTCCCCGACCTGGACCGCGCCCGCGCCTGGTACGCCTCGGACGCCTACCAGGAGATCCTGCCGCTGCGCACCGAGAACATCCCCGGCGAGGCGATCCTCGTCCAGGGCGCGAGCCCCGACCACGACGCGGCGGCGCTCGGCCGGCGGATGCGCGCGCTCCAGGCGGGCTAG
- the ilvD gene encoding dihydroxy-acid dehydratase: MPPLRSRTVTHGRNMVGARALMRATGVAREDFGKPIVAVANSFTQFVPGHVHLREVADVVAKSVTAAGGVPREFNTIAVDDGIAMGHDGMLYSLPSRELIADAVEYMVNAHCADALVCVSNCDKITPGMLLAAMRLNIPTVFVSGGPMEAGKPVEGVSNGNKLDLIDPMIAAANESISDAKLAEMEEAACPTCGSCSGMFTANSMNCLTEAIGLALPGNGTTLATHTARRRLYEDAGRTVVEIARRYYEDDDASVLPLNIATKEAFENAMVLDVAMGGSTNTILHLLAAAFEGRVDFGLKEIDELSRRVPCVCKLAPATGKYHVEDCHRAGGIPALLGELDRAGLLHRTTASVHASSLTEFLAKWDVRSPDVLPEAVELFHAAPGGVRTTSAFSQSARWDELDLDRVNGCIRDVEHAYTRDGGLAVLRGNLAEDGAIVKTAGVEEELWRFEGPAVVFESQDDAVQGILGGAVKEGDVVVIRYEGPKGGPGMQEMLYPTSFLKGRGLGKACALITDGRFSGGTSGLSIGHASPEAAGGGIIALVQDGDRIVIDIPERRLDLDVPAAELEARRARLLDELGRYRPRDRQRTVSAALQAYAALATSASTGASRDVTLLDRG, from the coding sequence ATGCCCCCGCTCAGGTCACGTACGGTCACGCACGGCAGGAACATGGTGGGCGCCCGCGCGCTCATGCGGGCCACCGGCGTCGCCCGGGAGGACTTCGGCAAGCCCATCGTGGCCGTCGCCAACAGCTTCACCCAGTTCGTGCCCGGCCACGTCCATCTCCGCGAGGTCGCCGACGTCGTCGCCAAGTCCGTCACCGCGGCGGGCGGGGTGCCGCGCGAGTTCAACACGATCGCCGTGGACGACGGCATCGCGATGGGCCACGACGGGATGCTGTACTCGCTGCCGTCCCGCGAGCTGATCGCCGACGCCGTCGAGTACATGGTCAACGCGCACTGCGCCGACGCCCTGGTCTGCGTCTCCAACTGCGACAAGATCACCCCGGGCATGCTGCTGGCCGCGATGCGCCTCAACATCCCGACCGTGTTCGTGTCCGGCGGGCCGATGGAGGCGGGCAAGCCCGTCGAGGGCGTCTCGAACGGCAACAAGCTGGACCTCATCGACCCGATGATCGCGGCGGCGAACGAGTCCATCAGCGACGCCAAGCTCGCCGAGATGGAGGAGGCCGCCTGCCCGACGTGCGGCTCCTGCTCGGGCATGTTCACCGCCAACTCCATGAACTGCCTCACCGAGGCGATCGGCCTGGCGCTGCCCGGCAACGGCACGACGCTCGCGACCCACACCGCGCGCCGCCGCCTCTACGAGGACGCGGGACGCACCGTCGTGGAGATCGCGCGGCGGTACTACGAGGACGACGACGCGTCCGTCCTGCCGCTGAACATCGCCACCAAGGAGGCGTTCGAGAACGCCATGGTGCTGGACGTCGCGATGGGCGGCTCCACGAACACGATCCTGCACCTGCTCGCGGCGGCGTTCGAGGGACGGGTCGACTTCGGCCTCAAGGAGATCGACGAGCTGTCCCGGCGCGTCCCGTGCGTCTGCAAGCTCGCCCCCGCGACCGGCAAGTACCACGTCGAGGACTGCCACCGGGCGGGCGGCATCCCCGCGCTGCTCGGCGAGCTGGACCGGGCGGGCCTGCTGCACCGGACGACGGCGTCCGTCCACGCGTCGTCGCTGACCGAGTTCCTCGCCAAGTGGGACGTGCGGTCGCCGGACGTCCTGCCCGAGGCGGTCGAGCTGTTCCACGCCGCTCCCGGCGGCGTCCGCACGACGTCGGCGTTCAGCCAGAGCGCCCGGTGGGACGAGCTGGACCTCGACCGCGTGAACGGCTGCATCCGCGACGTCGAGCACGCCTACACCCGCGACGGCGGCCTGGCCGTGCTGCGCGGCAACCTCGCCGAGGACGGCGCCATCGTCAAGACGGCCGGCGTCGAAGAGGAACTGTGGCGCTTCGAGGGCCCGGCGGTGGTCTTCGAGAGCCAGGACGACGCCGTGCAGGGCATCCTCGGCGGCGCGGTGAAGGAGGGCGACGTCGTCGTCATCCGCTACGAGGGACCCAAGGGCGGCCCCGGGATGCAGGAGATGCTGTACCCGACGAGCTTCCTCAAGGGGCGCGGCCTCGGCAAGGCGTGCGCGCTGATCACCGACGGCCGGTTCTCCGGCGGGACGAGCGGCCTGTCGATCGGGCACGCCTCCCCCGAGGCGGCCGGCGGCGGGATCATCGCGCTGGTGCAGGACGGCGACCGCATCGTCATCGACATCCCCGAGCGCCGCCTGGACCTGGACGTCCCGGCCGCCGAGCTGGAGGCCCGCCGCGCCCGGCTGCTGGACGAGCTGGGCCGCTACCGCCCGCGCGACCGCCAGCGCACGGTCAGCGCGGCGCTCCAGGCGTACGCGGCGCTCGCGACGTCGGCGTCGACCGGCGCGTCCCGCGACGTGACGCTCCTCGACCGCGGCTGA
- a CDS encoding helix-turn-helix domain-containing protein — translation MAPSRWVTLRAQWLGQQLRNLREENGLLLKEVAEYLERDPATLSRYESGIYPIQSPELMKLLDLYRVSDEHRRFTLLKLGDEAWQKGWWDGYSPDLADWFSDYIWLESRADRIQMFDNVVLPGLLQTEEYGEAVMRTTAWDLDDESIRRMLELRMTRKAILAKPKPPQLSVVLDEAVVRRVAGSPEVFAAQLRYVAECAERPNIEIRVLPFKAGIHPSDTGSFKIFTMPEPFPQIAHADTPQGSIYIESPQCDRLVDVYDRLRKLSLNPADSVELISAVAEELE, via the coding sequence ATGGCACCTTCACGATGGGTCACCTTGCGGGCGCAGTGGCTCGGTCAGCAGTTGCGCAACCTGCGCGAAGAGAACGGACTCCTGCTCAAGGAGGTCGCCGAGTACCTGGAGCGCGACCCGGCCACGCTGAGCCGCTACGAGAGCGGCATCTACCCGATCCAGTCGCCTGAGCTGATGAAGCTGCTCGACCTCTACCGCGTCTCAGACGAGCACCGCCGCTTCACCTTGCTCAAGCTCGGCGACGAGGCATGGCAGAAGGGTTGGTGGGACGGCTACTCGCCCGACCTGGCCGATTGGTTCAGCGACTACATCTGGCTGGAGTCCCGCGCCGACCGCATCCAGATGTTCGACAACGTCGTGCTCCCCGGCCTGCTCCAGACGGAGGAGTACGGCGAGGCAGTCATGCGCACGACGGCATGGGATCTCGACGACGAGAGCATCCGCCGCATGTTGGAGCTGCGGATGACCCGCAAGGCGATTCTCGCCAAACCAAAGCCGCCCCAGCTCTCCGTGGTCCTGGACGAAGCTGTAGTGCGCCGCGTAGCAGGCAGTCCGGAGGTCTTCGCGGCCCAGCTTCGCTACGTCGCCGAGTGCGCTGAGCGGCCGAACATCGAGATCAGGGTGCTCCCGTTCAAGGCGGGCATCCACCCGAGTGACACGGGAAGCTTCAAGATCTTCACGATGCCCGAGCCCTTCCCTCAGATCGCTCACGCGGACACGCCACAGGGGTCGATCTACATTGAATCCCCGCAGTGCGACCGCCTGGTTGACGTATACGATCGTCTGCGCAAGCTGTCCCTCAACCCCGCAGACTCGGTCGAACTGATCTCGGCCGTGGCAGAGGAGCTGGAATGA
- a CDS encoding DUF397 domain-containing protein, with translation MSKAETRDVLSPDERSRVGWHISTFSDGGRPNCVEAGPLGDGSGRVAVRHSQHPDAELIVYTRAEWEAFVAGVRNGEFDFFG, from the coding sequence ATGAGCAAGGCCGAGACGCGCGACGTTCTGAGTCCAGACGAGCGGTCCCGGGTTGGCTGGCACATCAGCACCTTCAGCGACGGCGGCCGGCCCAACTGCGTGGAGGCTGGCCCGCTCGGGGACGGCAGCGGGCGCGTGGCCGTGCGGCACAGTCAGCACCCCGACGCCGAGCTGATCGTCTACACGCGCGCCGAGTGGGAGGCGTTCGTGGCCGGGGTGCGCAACGGGGAGTTCGACTTCTTCGGCTGA
- a CDS encoding M4 family metallopeptidase: MKRAGLAATTALVTVAATVQVAYADPGPSAAPSPRVAASRALAAAATRGAEVKADPGTSFAVTDVIVDRDGSTHTRMARTFRKLPVLGGDVVVHQTRTGGWKGSSLGLAKAPTAATPEVRAGDAEKKASDKRHEVTGGAQLVYEARTADRVPRLAWRFAVEGWQADGTPSRVYVSVDARTGKVLTREETIEAEAGQGKSLYSGTVPLETTVQGGGYGYTLTDPSRGGTYTGDAKNQSDFCFLIFCFWRAPSQVLTDTDNVWGDGTTGDRGTVAVDAQYGTSMTWDFYKTVFGRNGIAGNGKGSYNRVHYGDKYANAFWDDSCFCMTYGDGDGTNFGPLTSLDVTAHEMSHGATSSTAKLAYTGESGGLNEATSDIFAAAVEFFAKNGKDVPDYLVGEKIVLPGSGRTALRYMDKPSRDGKSLDAWSSKLASLDVHYSSGVANHFFYLLSEGSGKKTLNGVEYDSPTSNGSTLKGIGIDAATRIWYKALTAYMTSNTNYAGARTATLNAARDLFGAGSEQYAAVAATWSAVNVG, from the coding sequence ATGAAGCGAGCAGGTCTCGCGGCGACCACCGCGCTGGTCACGGTCGCGGCCACCGTCCAGGTCGCGTACGCGGATCCCGGACCGTCGGCCGCGCCGTCGCCCCGGGTCGCGGCGTCGCGTGCGCTGGCCGCCGCCGCGACGCGCGGCGCCGAGGTCAAGGCGGATCCGGGCACGTCGTTCGCGGTGACCGACGTGATCGTCGACCGGGACGGCAGCACGCACACCCGGATGGCGCGCACCTTCCGCAAGCTCCCGGTGCTCGGCGGCGACGTGGTCGTGCACCAGACGCGGACGGGCGGGTGGAAGGGCAGCAGCCTCGGCCTGGCCAAGGCGCCGACCGCCGCGACGCCGGAGGTGCGCGCGGGCGACGCCGAGAAGAAGGCGAGCGACAAGCGGCACGAGGTGACCGGTGGCGCGCAGCTCGTCTACGAGGCCCGCACGGCCGACCGGGTGCCCCGGCTGGCGTGGCGGTTCGCCGTCGAGGGCTGGCAGGCGGACGGGACCCCGAGCCGGGTGTACGTGTCGGTGGACGCCCGGACCGGCAAGGTGCTGACGCGCGAGGAGACCATCGAGGCCGAGGCCGGGCAGGGCAAGAGCCTCTACAGCGGGACGGTGCCGCTGGAGACGACCGTGCAGGGCGGCGGGTACGGGTACACGCTCACCGACCCGTCCCGGGGCGGCACCTACACCGGCGACGCCAAGAACCAGTCGGACTTCTGCTTCCTGATCTTCTGCTTCTGGCGGGCGCCGTCGCAGGTCCTCACCGACACCGACAACGTGTGGGGCGACGGTACGACCGGCGACCGTGGGACCGTGGCGGTGGACGCCCAGTACGGCACGAGCATGACGTGGGACTTCTACAAGACCGTCTTCGGCCGCAACGGCATCGCCGGCAACGGGAAGGGGTCGTACAACCGTGTGCACTACGGCGACAAGTACGCCAACGCGTTCTGGGACGACTCCTGCTTCTGCATGACGTACGGCGACGGCGACGGCACGAACTTCGGGCCGCTGACCAGCCTGGACGTGACGGCGCACGAGATGAGCCACGGCGCGACGTCCAGCACCGCCAAGCTCGCCTACACGGGTGAGTCCGGCGGCCTGAACGAGGCGACGTCCGACATCTTCGCCGCGGCGGTCGAGTTCTTCGCCAAGAACGGCAAGGACGTCCCGGACTACCTGGTGGGCGAGAAGATCGTCCTGCCGGGCTCGGGCCGGACCGCGCTGCGCTACATGGACAAGCCCAGCCGCGACGGCAAGTCCCTCGACGCCTGGTCGTCGAAGCTCGCGAGCCTCGACGTGCACTACTCCTCGGGCGTGGCCAACCACTTCTTCTACCTGCTGTCGGAGGGCAGCGGGAAGAAGACGCTCAACGGCGTCGAGTACGACAGCCCCACGTCCAACGGCTCGACGCTCAAGGGCATCGGCATCGACGCGGCCACCCGCATCTGGTACAAGGCGCTGACGGCGTACATGACGTCGAACACCAACTACGCGGGCGCCCGCACCGCGACGCTCAACGCGGCGCGCGACCTGTTCGGCGCGGGCAGCGAGCAGTACGCGGCGGTCGCCGCGACCTGGTCCGCGGTGAACGTGGGCTGA
- a CDS encoding nuclease-related domain-containing protein has protein sequence MAISEHDEAQQPADASPAEEAPAKGRPPRTFRDVLTSRRTITWIRRAAIGVVVAVIVSALVNARIGITVGVLYVLWDAVRRGRRPTSSVAAWQKSSAVERKTEKQLRTLERNGYRVLHARAVPLDEEGVSDGRIDHLVIGPSGVYAIDSEKWDSRLPIRTGSHLKLYHGPFDKKDRLDEARWEAEQASKTLSGQVGFEVPVQPSVAIYGPSIPWKVMRVRDVDVYSGTHARRYLRRRPTILTEADVQRIYAAAENSLPPKYPEES, from the coding sequence ATGGCGATCAGCGAGCACGACGAAGCGCAGCAGCCCGCCGACGCGTCCCCCGCGGAGGAGGCCCCGGCGAAGGGCCGGCCCCCCAGGACGTTCCGTGACGTGCTCACCAGCCGCCGGACCATCACGTGGATCCGCCGGGCCGCGATCGGCGTCGTCGTCGCCGTCATCGTGTCGGCGCTCGTCAACGCGCGGATCGGCATCACGGTCGGCGTTCTCTACGTCCTGTGGGACGCCGTCCGGCGCGGCCGGCGGCCGACCAGCAGCGTCGCGGCGTGGCAGAAGTCGTCCGCCGTCGAGCGCAAGACCGAGAAGCAGCTCCGGACGCTGGAGCGCAACGGCTACCGGGTGCTGCACGCCCGCGCCGTCCCGCTGGACGAGGAGGGCGTCAGCGACGGCCGGATCGACCATCTCGTCATCGGGCCGAGCGGCGTCTACGCGATCGACTCCGAGAAGTGGGACTCGCGGCTCCCCATCCGGACGGGCTCGCACCTGAAGCTCTACCACGGCCCCTTCGACAAGAAGGACCGTCTGGACGAGGCCCGCTGGGAGGCCGAGCAGGCCAGCAAGACCCTGAGCGGCCAGGTCGGCTTCGAGGTGCCGGTGCAGCCGTCGGTGGCGATCTACGGGCCGTCCATCCCGTGGAAGGTGATGCGCGTCCGCGACGTGGACGTCTACTCGGGCACGCACGCGCGCCGCTACCTGCGCCGCCGCCCGACGATCCTCACCGAGGCCGACGTCCAGCGCATCTACGCGGCGGCCGAGAACTCCCTGCCGCCGAAGTACCCCGAAGAGTCCTGA
- a CDS encoding amidase — MTQLHDLTALDLAAAIRAREVSPTEVADHYLDRIDRLNPQVGAYVTVTHEVARGQAERAEKAVLDAADPGDLPPLLGVPVPVKDLAMVKGVRMTLGSEVYSDLTGFADDHIVVALREAGSILLGKTNTPEFGLPCYTENGVSDPARTPWDLTRSAGGSSGGAAAAVAAGLAPAAQGSDGGGSIRIPGSACGLFGIKPTRGRISQGPIVPDLFGLSTGGPLARTVRDAALLLDVMTGSLPGDLYAAPPLAPGETFLGHAGRPPGRLTIARSAVPPVPGAEVHPDCLAAYESASALLVDLGHEVVDLPELVGTDLLPRFETIWAAIATRTPVDPAEEHRLQPLTRWLRERGAAITAPELMDALTAFQTAMRSVLPLTNRYDAILQPTLAQPPAPIGYFHDCAPEENFRRQTLFTPFTSVYNVSGQPAVTVPLHWTDEGLPIGVMLAGRIGAEGDLIALSAQLEEAAPWIHRTPPLWTA, encoded by the coding sequence GTGACGCAACTGCATGATCTGACGGCGCTGGACCTCGCGGCGGCGATCCGCGCCCGCGAAGTGTCCCCGACCGAGGTCGCCGACCACTACCTGGACCGGATCGACCGGCTGAACCCGCAGGTCGGCGCGTATGTGACGGTCACCCATGAGGTCGCGCGCGGGCAGGCGGAGCGGGCGGAGAAGGCGGTGCTGGACGCCGCTGACCCGGGGGACCTGCCGCCGCTGCTGGGCGTCCCGGTGCCCGTGAAGGACCTCGCGATGGTCAAGGGTGTCCGAATGACCCTGGGATCGGAGGTTTATTCAGACCTGACCGGATTCGCTGATGATCATATCGTCGTCGCGCTGAGGGAAGCCGGATCTATCCTTCTGGGTAAGACCAACACTCCCGAATTCGGCCTGCCTTGTTACACCGAAAACGGCGTGTCCGATCCCGCGCGGACGCCCTGGGACCTCACCCGCTCGGCGGGCGGCTCCAGCGGCGGCGCCGCCGCGGCCGTCGCGGCGGGCCTCGCCCCGGCCGCGCAGGGCAGCGACGGCGGCGGCTCGATCCGCATCCCCGGCAGCGCGTGCGGCCTGTTCGGCATCAAGCCGACGCGCGGCCGGATCTCGCAGGGACCGATCGTCCCGGACCTGTTCGGCCTGTCCACCGGCGGCCCGCTGGCCCGGACGGTCCGCGACGCCGCCCTCCTGCTGGACGTCATGACCGGCTCCCTGCCCGGCGACCTCTACGCCGCGCCGCCGCTCGCGCCCGGCGAGACGTTCCTCGGCCACGCCGGACGCCCGCCGGGACGGCTCACGATCGCCCGCAGCGCCGTCCCGCCCGTCCCCGGCGCCGAGGTCCACCCCGACTGCCTGGCGGCCTACGAGTCCGCGAGCGCGCTGCTGGTCGACCTGGGCCATGAGGTCGTCGACCTCCCCGAACTGGTCGGCACGGACCTGCTGCCCCGCTTCGAGACGATCTGGGCCGCGATCGCGACCCGCACGCCCGTCGACCCCGCCGAGGAGCACCGCCTCCAACCCCTGACGCGCTGGCTGCGCGAACGCGGCGCGGCGATCACCGCGCCCGAGCTGATGGACGCCCTGACGGCCTTCCAGACGGCGATGCGCTCCGTCCTGCCGCTCACGAACCGGTACGACGCGATCCTCCAGCCGACGCTCGCCCAGCCGCCCGCCCCGATCGGCTACTTCCACGACTGCGCACCCGAGGAGAACTTCCGCCGCCAGACCCTCTTCACGCCGTTCACGTCCGTCTACAACGTGTCGGGCCAGCCCGCCGTGACCGTCCCCCTGCACTGGACGGACGAAGGACTCCCCATCGGCGTCATGCTGGCCGGACGCATCGGCGCCGAGGGAGACCTCATCGCCCTGTCGGCCCAGCTCGAAGAGGCCGCCCCCTGGATCCACCGCACCCCGCCCCTCTGGACGGCCTGA